In a genomic window of Vigna angularis cultivar LongXiaoDou No.4 chromosome 6, ASM1680809v1, whole genome shotgun sequence:
- the LOC128197326 gene encoding uncharacterized protein LOC128197326 isoform X1, with protein MLQYQRRVQEITTQVAQMVTVINQLTRKNEEEKGATNNEAPLMVAAAPEFQEIECPTTSVYSNPSFTDSYYALNFDNSNSLMSDDYMSASVDISECVCEPYDHNYTDTHFEKLVDGFRELTVIHDCNSFVVVPISEFTTANVQLSENVYYDDDSTEPHSEISCTVDLNSDFKAEPIVLEVQTDFRKSKEYLKKIREAADHVLVLQYYEMDFDADVCELEIDFNVLDHMHDVPVEVVDFYVWFDSI; from the coding sequence atgttacagtatcAACGACGAGTTCAAGAAATCACCACCCAAGTGGCTCAAATGGTGACTGTTATCAATCAGCTGACAAGGAAAAATGAAGAGGAGAAAGGGGCAACAAACAATGAAGCACCACTGATGGTAGCTGCTGCCCCAGAATTTCAAGAGATTGAGTGTCCTACCACCTCTGTATACTCTAATCCTTCTTTCACTGATTCATATTATgctttaaattttgataattccAATTCTCTGATGAGTGATGATTATATGAGTGCATCTGTTGATATTTCTGAATGTGTATGTGAACCTTATGACCATAATTACACTGATACTCATTTTGAAAAGCTAGTTGATGGTTTTAGGGAGTTGACTGTGATTCATGATTGTAATAGCTTTGTTGTTGTCCCTATATCTGAATTTACCACTGCTAATGTTCAATTGAGTGAAAATGTGTATTATGATGATGATAGTACTGAACCTCATTCTGAAATTAGTTGTACTGTTGATTTAAATTCTGATTTTAAAGCTGAACCTATTGTGCTGGAAGTACAAACTGATTTCAGAAAGTCCAAAgagtatttgaaaaaaattagggAAGCTGCTGACCATGTTTTGGTGCTTCAGTACTATGAAATGGATTTTGATGCTGATGTGTGTGAGCTTGAAATTGATTTCAATGTGCTTGATCATATGCATGATGTGCCTGTAGAAGTTGTTGATTTTTACGTTTGGTTTGATTCGATATAA
- the LOC128197326 gene encoding uncharacterized protein LOC128197326 isoform X2: MVTVINQLTRKNEEEKGATNNEAPLMVAAAPEFQEIECPTTSVYSNPSFTDSYYALNFDNSNSLMSDDYMSASVDISECVCEPYDHNYTDTHFEKLVDGFRELTVIHDCNSFVVVPISEFTTANVQLSENVYYDDDSTEPHSEISCTVDLNSDFKAEPIVLEVQTDFRKSKEYLKKIREAADHVLVLQYYEMDFDADVCELEIDFNVLDHMHDVPVEVVDFYVWFDSI; encoded by the coding sequence ATGGTGACTGTTATCAATCAGCTGACAAGGAAAAATGAAGAGGAGAAAGGGGCAACAAACAATGAAGCACCACTGATGGTAGCTGCTGCCCCAGAATTTCAAGAGATTGAGTGTCCTACCACCTCTGTATACTCTAATCCTTCTTTCACTGATTCATATTATgctttaaattttgataattccAATTCTCTGATGAGTGATGATTATATGAGTGCATCTGTTGATATTTCTGAATGTGTATGTGAACCTTATGACCATAATTACACTGATACTCATTTTGAAAAGCTAGTTGATGGTTTTAGGGAGTTGACTGTGATTCATGATTGTAATAGCTTTGTTGTTGTCCCTATATCTGAATTTACCACTGCTAATGTTCAATTGAGTGAAAATGTGTATTATGATGATGATAGTACTGAACCTCATTCTGAAATTAGTTGTACTGTTGATTTAAATTCTGATTTTAAAGCTGAACCTATTGTGCTGGAAGTACAAACTGATTTCAGAAAGTCCAAAgagtatttgaaaaaaattagggAAGCTGCTGACCATGTTTTGGTGCTTCAGTACTATGAAATGGATTTTGATGCTGATGTGTGTGAGCTTGAAATTGATTTCAATGTGCTTGATCATATGCATGATGTGCCTGTAGAAGTTGTTGATTTTTACGTTTGGTTTGATTCGATATAA
- the LOC128197545 gene encoding uncharacterized protein LOC128197545 → MAPYEALYGRRCKTPLCWYQEGETVMLGPELIQQTTEKVKLIQERMKASQSRQKSYADHRRRPLEFEVGSHVFLRVSQMTGIGRAIRSKKLSPKILGPFQVIKRIGPVAYEIALPPQLANLHNVFHVSQLRKYVSSPDHVLEVDDVQVREDLSLDAKPVRILDVQAKQLRGKDIRTVKVLWNEKTQEMTWELEEEMKTFYPHLFD, encoded by the coding sequence aTGGCGCCATATGAAGCACTGTATGGTAGGAGATGTAAGACACCCCTATGTTGGTACCAAGAAGGAGAAACAGTGATGTTAGGACCAGAATTAATTCAACAAACCACAGAAAAGGTGAAACTGATACAGGAAAGGATGAAGGCATCACAGAGCAGACAGAAGTCTTATGCAGATCATAGGCGAAGGCCTCTTGAGTTTGAAGTGGGAAGTCACGTGTTTCTGCGAGTTTCTCAGATGACTGGAATAGGGAGAGCTATCAGATCCAAGAAGTTGTCTCCGAAGATTCTTGGTCCATTCCAAGTTATCAAGAGAATTGGACCGGTAGCATATGAGATTGCTCTACCTCCTCAACTGGCAAACTTGCACAATGTATTTCACGTCTCTCAATTGAGGAAATATGTGTCAAGTCCTGATCATGTACTCGAGGTGGATGATGTTCAAGTCAGAGAGGATTTGTCATTAGATGCAAAACCAGTACGAATTCTTGATGTTCAGGCGAAGCAACTAAGAGGAAAGGATATTCGTACAGTCAAAGTATTGTGGAATGAGAAGACCCAAGAGATGACATGggaattggaagaagaaatgaagacCTTCTATCCTCATCTGTTTGATTAG